The following are from one region of the Ornithorhynchus anatinus isolate Pmale09 chromosome X1, mOrnAna1.pri.v4, whole genome shotgun sequence genome:
- the TICAM1 gene encoding TIR domain-containing adapter molecule 1, protein MAVGAPGILDLLCRMQKEQLLNLKSISLSLGQPAGHLLQVGVLLALGQDMEARIALEALREDRTALAVATAWVNGEDVSAPEDEVDVQLAVASIYRLLAEEHLCGKAGRDSFRARSWVRGKAQHAHDPGFNPEEPGGFELLKSDVGDSQVLPFRERSSPRSIPGVQPGRGTADASPRTLRSLGTPASFIGSLEISQSPTVPYFSTPPRQAPPRQPSKLCDGPVAGSNQVPEGGARREPEGTNRPPEGPPPAKPSLPDPRTLPPGAASGPRCPAAERRRPTPGTGAAGDLELSGEDLPRHQLASTPGPVGPSPLSPPASLPPSSPSAPDPSPLLPPSLSGPLPAVDPRPSSLPGDGERRFFSFVVLHAPGDEAIALRVQAKLERLGVPDGATFCEDFLQPGKLELSCLQEAIDHSAFTVLLLTDNYNCRQSLFQVHTALHHSISRRDKRDSVVPFLPRESQRRGSEVLALLSGLVPLDERSPVFQRKVTRTFTAQRLREQRKIWSQEQAIRVLQERSLRLEEERRREAQRREAEDGYLRQRSLRERVAGMSLEPQLNPSLAAPATPAAPPGHPPVQPFVPQEPGATQPLIIHNAQMVQLGLHNYMWGRGGPKEEGPWGGLAEGQGEESGDGPAGRPAGPARDLV, encoded by the coding sequence ATGGCCGTGGGCGCCCCGGGCATCCTGGACCTCCTGTGCCGAATGCAGAAAGAGCAGCTCCTGAACCTCAAGTCCATATCGCTGAGCCTCGGCCAACCTGCCGGCCACCTCCTGCAAGTGGGGGTCCTGCTGGCCCTGGGCCAGGACATGGAGGCCCGGATCGCCCTGGAGGCCCTGCGAGAGGACCGGACGGCCCTGGCCGTGGCCACGGCCTGGGTCAACGGGGAGGACGTCTCGGCCCCAGAGGACGAGGTGGATGTACAGTTGGCCGTGGCATCCATCTACCGGCTGCTGGCAGAGGAGCATCTGTGCGGAAAGGCTGGGCGGGATTCCTTCCGGGCCCGGAGTTGGGTCAGGGGTAAGGCCCAACATGCACACGACCCCGGTTTCAATCCCGAGGAACCCGGGGGCTTCGAACTGCTAAAGTCAGATGTGGGCGATTCCCAGGTCCTCCCCTTTAGGGAGAGAAGCTCCCCCCGGAGTATACCGGGCGTTCAGCCGGGGAGGGGGACAGCCGACGCGTCCCCCCGGACCCTGCGTTCCTTGGGCACCCCCGCCTCCTTCATTGGCAGCCTGGAGATCAGCCAGTCACCCACCGTGCCCTACTTCTCCACGCCGCCTCGGCAGGCGCCCCCCCGGCAGCCCAGCAAGCTGTGTGACGGCCCCGTGGCCGGCTCGAATCAGGTCCCCGAGGGCGGGGCCCGGCGAGAGCCGGAGGGGACGAACCGGCCGCCCGAGGGCCCTCCGCCCGCTAAGCCGAGCCTTCCAGACCCCCGGACTCTTCCCCCGGGCGCCGCCTCTGGCCCCCGGTGCCCAGCTGCGGAAAGGAGGCGGCCGACCCCTGGCACCGGGGCCGCGGGGGACCTCGAGCTCTCGGGGGAGGACCTCCCCCGGCACCAGCTCGCCTCAACCCCCGGCCCCGTCGGAccgtctcccctttctcctcccgcgtCGCTCCCGCCCTCGTCCCCCAGCGCACCCGATCCTTCCCCCTTGCTTCCGCCCTCGCTTTCTGGCCCGCTCCCCGCCGTGGACCCTCGCCCCTCCAGCCTCCCCGGGGACGGAGAGCGGCGCTTCTTCAGCTTCGTGGTCCTGCACGCCCCCGGCGACGAGGCCATCGCCCTGCGGGTGCAGGCCAAGTTAGAGCGGTTGGGGGTGCCCGACGGAGCCACCTTCTGCGAGGACTTCCTCCAGCCCGGGAAGCTGGAGCTGAGCTGCCTGCAGGAGGCCATCGACCACTCGGCCTTCACCGTCCTGCTGCTGACCGACAACTACAACTGCCGGCAGAGCCTGTTCCAGGTGCACACGGCCCTGCACCACTCCATCAGCCGCCGGGACAAGCGGGACTCGGTGGTGCCTTTCCTGCCCAGGGAGAGCCAGCGCCGAGGATCCGAGGTCCTGGCCCTGTTATCGGGCCTGGTGCCCCTGGATGAGCGCTCACCGGTCTTCCAGCGGAAGGTGACCCGTACCTTCACGGCGCAGAGGCTGCGAGAGCAGAGGAAGATCTGGAGCCAGGAGCAGGCCATCCGGGTCCTCCAGGAGAGGAGCCTCCGGCTGGAAGAAGAGCGGAGGCGGGAGGCCCAGAGGCGGGAGGCCGAGGACGGGTACCTCCGCCAGCGCTCGCTGCGGGAACGGGTGGCTGGCATGAGCCTGGAGCCCCAGCTGAATCCCAGCCTGGCTGCCCCGGCCACCCCGGCCGCCCCACCCGGACATCCTCCGGTCCAGCCGTTCGTCCCCCAGGAGCCGGGGGCCACTCAGCCCCTCATCATCCACAACGCCCAGATGGTGCAGCTCGGCCTCCACAACTACATGTGGGGGCGTGGGGGCCCCAAGGAGGAGGGACCCTGGGGGGGCCTggccgaggggcagggggaggagtcgGGGGACGGGCCTGCCGGACGCCCCGCTGGACCGGCTCGGGACTTGGTCTAG
- the FEM1A gene encoding protein fem-1 homolog A, with translation MDLRTAVYNAARDGKLQLLQKLLNGRSREEMENLTGEGSGGGGGGGGGTPLLIAARYGHRGVVEYLVDHCRADVEAGGSVHFDGETIEGAPPLWAASAAGHLDVVRSLLHRGASVNCTTRTNSTPLRAACFDGHLDVVRYLVGEHQADLEVANRHGHTCLMISCYKGHREIARYLLERGAQVNRRSAKGNTALHDCAESGSLEILQLLLGCNARMERDGYGMTPLLAASVTGHTNIVEYLIREPPEAGEAPAPEDARPQPQPGPAEPYEKCCPASREAAVEALELLGATFVDKKRDLLGALKYWRQAMDLRHQGGAYLPKPAPQQLVLAYDYSTEVNTAEELEALITDPDEMRMQALLIRERILGPSHPDTSYYIRYRGAVYADAGNFERCIHLWKYALDMQQSHLEPLSPMTASSFLSFAELFSYVLQEHATKESLSPQVGFPELMGVLGKGVREIERALRQPKGPGDCPQFTKALAVILHLIFLMQKVDCDAEQEHLKRQTVYRLLKCSPRGRNGFTPLHMAADKDTTTVGRYPVGKFPSIHVVNVLLQCGADPDSRDFDNNTPLHVAALNNCPLVMAALIEAGAHLDATNAFKKTAYELLDEKLLKSTMQPFNYVTLRCLAARALDKHKIPYKGFIPEELEAFIEMH, from the coding sequence ATGGATCTCCGGACGGCCGTGTATAACGCGGCCCGGGACGGgaagctgcagctgctgcagaaGCTGCTGAACggccggagccgggaggagatggagaacctGACGGGGGAGGgctcgggcggcggcgggggcggcggcggcggcacccCGCTCCTCATCGCCGCCCGCTACGGCCACCGGGGCGTGGTGGAGTACCTCGTCGACCACTGCCGGGCCGACGTGGAGGCCGGCGGCTCGGTCCACTTCGACGGCGAGACCATCGAGGGGGCCCCGCCGCTGTGGGCCGCCTCGGCCGCCGGCCATCTGGACGTGGTGCGGAGCCTCCTCCACCGGGGCGCCTCGGTCAACTGCACCACCCGCACCAACTCCACCCCGCTGCGGGCCGCCTGCTTCGACGGCCACCTGGACGTGGTGCGCTACCTGGTGGGCGAGCACCAGGCCGACCTGGAGGTGGCCAACCGGCACGGCCACACCTGCCTGATGATCTCCTGCTACAAGGGCCATCGGGAGATCGCCCGCTACCTGCTGGAGCGGGGGGCCCAGGTGAACCGGCGCAGCGCCAAGGGCAACACGGCCCTGCACGACTGCGCCGAGTCCGGCAGCCTGGAgatcctgcagctgctgctgggcTGCAACGCCCGCATGGAGCGGGACGGCTACGGCATGACTCCGCTGCTGGCGGCCAGCGTGACGGGCCACACCAACATCGTCGAGTACCTCATCCGGGAGCCCCCCGAGGCGGGCGAGGCGCCGGCCCCCGAAGacgcccggccccagccccagcccgggcCGGCCGAGCCCTACGAGAAGTGCTGCCCCGCCAGCCGGGAGGCGGCCGTGGAAGCCCTGGAGCTGCTCGGCGCCACCTTCGTGGACAAGAAGCGGGACCTGCTGGGCGCCCTCAAGTACTGGAGGCAGGCCATGGACCTGCGCCACCAGGGGGGCGCCTACCTGCCCAAGCCCGCGCCCCAGCAGCTGGTCCTGGCCTACGACTACTCCACCGAGGTGAACACGGCCGAAGAGCTGGAGGCCCTGATCACCGACCCGGACGAGATGCGCATGCAGGCCCTCCTCATCCGCGAGCGCATCCTGGGGCCCTCCCACCCGGACACCTCCTACTACATCCGCTACCGCGGGGCCGTCTACGCCGACGCGGGCAACTTCGAGCGCTGCATCCACCTGTGGAAGTACGCCCTGGACATGCAGCAGAGCCACCTGGAGCCCCTGAGCCCCATGACGGCCAGCAGCTTCCTCTCCTTCGCCGAGCTCTTCTCCTACGTCCTCCAGGAACACGCCACCAAGGAGAGCCTGAGCCCGCAGGTCGGCTTCCCCGAGCTGATGGGGGTGCTCGGGAAGGGGGTGCGCGAGATCGAGCGGGCCCTGCGGCAGCCCAAGGGCCCCGGGGACTGCCCGCAGTTCACCAAGGCCCTGGCCGTCATCCTCCACCTGATCTTCCTCATGCAGAAGGTGGACTGCGACGCCGAGCAAGAGCACCTCAAGCGCCAGACCGTCTACCGCCTGCTCAAGTGCAGCCCCCGGGGCCGGAACGGCTTCACGCCCTTGCACATGGCCGCGGACAAGGACACCACGACGGTGGGGCGCTACCCCGTGGGCAAGTTCCCCTCCATCCACGTCGTGAACGTGCTGCTGCAGTGCGGGGCCGACCCCGACAGCCGGGACTTCGACAACAACACCCCGCTGCACGTGGCCGCCCTGAACAACTGCCCCCTCGTCATGGCCGCCCTCATCGAGGCCGGGGCCCACCTGGACGCCACCAACGCCTTCAAGAAGACCGCCTACGAGCTGCTGGACGAGAAGCTGCTCAAGAGCACCATGCAGCCCTTCAACTACGTCACCCTCCGGTGCCTTGCCGCCCGAGCCCTGGACAAGCACAAGATCCCCTACAAGGGCTTCATCCCCGAGGAGCTGGAGGCGTTCATTGAGATGCACTAG